The Bombus fervidus isolate BK054 chromosome 6, iyBomFerv1, whole genome shotgun sequence genome contains a region encoding:
- the LOC139988147 gene encoding condensin complex subunit 2 isoform X1, producing the protein MKNMNKEVQLNIHKIPSGKMTAYKSINILMDSTIHSSPSSSSPLRRKSVIPQKVNSFALSENDDEAERLAHRREITDTTSSISTNLNDRRRSLGLGFLVNMPASQMAERISQCIKLGTENKINSKNAFSLEMIDFMTYMIKKKDAKMSNLQVASTSLDVSTKIYGYRVDGVHMDILKMIGGLEKQDKDSKNQNNMEEMDCQEATENSQDKRKQEKRKKKKNKQTIFATVEALKMNVETEKPSLITMEADLQTTDMLYQVMLPNHANSKFYLHPYNDILIDTVNSKDLQHKCTGCDIPEIRDFSNMQIGAPLFYFDFLSWTIDEPNEIIPEENNGSKFQFDLDENSVHDNEHVSTGVNYFDIEMTEEENVDRCAIIPNQVENIVDFCKVLTNTVSSKVSEYSFIQKSLNIHWAGPSHWKATNFKKTLFSNNFENQLCCQAQAKKKNKEMELCYDDKTIENMNTKFLPSQLTKLHTRTVKIEWNEEILTLPPDKHYDIIQASKLYLHTTTLKNSRNTNNINVTTLSDNIENYNCINANDISSHCSNNHNEEYEQNEENDAVDNDIQYENEGIFGIQMPFTGDNLVAIPKLTNKLSIAHCVRPKKVDMRQLKYSIWKCLKDNTEKDVQETESRKTMQQDRGNKMNSSKYFSDIYKVLPDILTKTNIEALSFPISFVSLLHLANEKTLKINSSCDMTDLIIEQG; encoded by the exons ATGAA GAATATGAATAAAGAAGTTCAgcttaatattcataaaattccaAGCGGCAAGATGACAGCTTATAagagtataaatatattaatggaTTCTACTATACATTCCTctccatcttcttcttctccatTGCGACGGAAGTCTGTAATTCCTCAAAAAGTAAACAGTTTTGCTTTATCAGAAAATGATGATGAAGCAGAACGTTTGGCTCATCGCCGAGAAATTACTGATACTACATCATcaatttctacaaatttaaatgataGAAGACGTTCTTTGGGACTTGGTTTTCTAGTGAATATGCCAGCTTCTCAAATGGCAGAACGTATATCACAGTGTATAAAACTTGGTACagagaataaaattaactCCAAAAATGCATTTAGCTTAGAAATGATTGATTTTATGACATATATGATTAAGAAAAAAGATGCCAAAATGTCTAATTTGCAAGTAGCTAGTACATCTTTGGATGTAAGTACTAAAATCTATGGATATCGTGTTGATGGTGTACATATGGATATACTCAAAATGATTGGTGGACTGGAAAAACAAGACAAAGACAGTAAGAACCAAAATAATATGGAAGAAATGGATTGTCAAGAAGCAACAGAGAACAGTCAAGATAAACGaaagcaagaaaaaagaaagaagaaaaaaaataaacaaacaatatTTGCCACTGTAGAAGCTTTAAAAATGAATGTTGAAACTGAGAAACCTTCCTTAATAACTATGGAAGCAGATTTACAAACCACAGATATGTTGTATCAAGTGATGTTGCCAAACCATGcaaattccaaattttatcTACATCCttataatgatattttaatagataCAGTAAATAGCAAAGACTTGCAACATAAATGTACAGGGTGTGATATTCCAGAAATAAGAGATTTTTCAAACATGCAAATTGGTGCTCCTTTATTCTATTTTGATTTTCTTAGTTGGACGATAGATGAACCTAATGAGATAATTccagaagaaaataatgggagcaaatttcaatttgatcTTGATGAAAACTCAGTACATGACAATGAACATGTATCAACTGGTGtgaattattttgatattgaaatgacagaagaagaaaatgtagaTAGATGTGCTATTATACCTAATCAGGTAGAAAATATTGTGGATTTTTGTAAAGTTTTAACTAATACAGTGTCATCAAAAGTTTCAGAATATTCCTTTATTCAAAAAAGCTTAAATATACATTGGGCTGGCCCATCTCACTGGAAAGCaactaattttaaaaaaactttatttagtaataattttgaGAATCAACTATGTTGTCAAGCACaagcaaagaagaaaaataaggaaatgGAGCTGTGTTATGATGATAAAACGATTGAAAACATGAATACTAAATTTTTACCAAGTCAGTTAACTAAACTGCATACTAGAACTGTTAAAATAGAATGGAATgaagaaatattaacattacCTCCAGATAAacattatgatattatacaaGCTAGTAAATTATATCTACATACAACAACActtaaaaattcaagaaatacaaataatataaatgttactACTTTATCTGATaacatagaaaattataattgtataaatgcAAATGATATATCAAGCCATTGTTCTAACAATCACAATGAGGAATATGaacaaaatgaagaaaatgatGCAGTTGATAATGATATACAATATGAAAATGAGGGTATATTTGGAATACAAATGCCTTTTACTGGAGACAATCTAGTTGCTATACCAAAACTCACAAATAAGTTGTCTATTGCTCATTGTGTACGTCCCAAAAAAGTTGACATGAGAcagttaaaatattctatttggAAATGTTTAAAAGATAATACAGAGAAGGATGTACAAGAAACAGAGAGTAGAAAAACAATGCAACAAGATAGAGGTAACAAAATGAATAgtagtaaatattttagtgatatttataaagtatTGCCAGATATATTAACTAAAACTAATATTGAAGCTTTAAGCTTTCCAATTTCGTTTGTATCTTTATTGCATTTAGCAAATgaaaaaacgttaaaaataaattcttcatGTGACATGACAGATCTTATTATAGAGCaaggataa
- the LOC139988151 gene encoding uncharacterized protein, with protein MVSLTNINLQSMLILNVLLQSIESTEISVKDEISSYIKGNLTCPLPITTLDFLYNFSQSDLEIVWPCEIRFYWLSLQPFVKFVRFLLGYVTPFIIMLGVMLNTISFVILSTPILCESNLSLYLKALALSDNGALVFNYAVGIAKSHFIFVNNLFMASRFLCSLNSITMEFFQFTSTWLVVVLTWTRVFAIMFPFGIYGRYNNSSGTITITILICVSFIISLTKLYSGGYETDSVFEFIPCQKKIKPWGSAMYFYIALSTWLPLLFIFIGNILLIILMKKTEKIHCQLTQNFRHKTNKVHHTFRILFVVSTVYLVLLLPLGIVETLELYWDVILIKFPGTEMKRKAEYIHWLKEKMLLKWCRGLCFHIYHWNFAINFFLYCLTGEKFRNVVIQTLKRYKIVIFSIFSKHINKCILCSKYPTHLKPAQSPNVLLIRAITLGENPTSGSVSAQNNSTTIANT; from the exons atgGTTTCACTTACCAATATAAATCTGCAATCCatgttaattttaaatgtattgCTACAATCAATAGAGTCTACTGAAATTTCAGTAAAAGATGAAATCAG tTCTTACATTAAAGGAAATTTAACATGCCCATTACCAATAACAACTTTGGATTTTCTCTACAATTTTTCACAATCCGATTTAGAAATTGTATGGCCTTGTGAAATCCGTTTTTACTGGTTATCATTACAACcatttgttaaatttgtaCGCTTTTTACTTGGCTACGTAACACCATTTATTATAATGCTCG gTGTAATGTTAAATActatttcttttgtaatattaagTACACCTATACTTTGTGAATCAAATTTGTCACTTTATTTAAAGGCACTTGCCTTATCTGATAACGGAGCATTAGTATTTAATTATGCCGTAGGTATTGCAAAGtcacattttatatttgttaataatcTTTTCATG GCTAGTAGATTTCTATGCAGTTTGAATTCTATTACTATGGAATTCTTTCAATTTACATCTACTTGGCTAGTTGTAGTTCTCACATGGACACGAGTATTTGCTATAATGTTTCCTTTTGGAATATATGGTCGTTATAACAATTCTTCGGGAACAATAACTATTACTATTTTGATATGTGTCAGCTTTATAATatcattaacaaaattatattcgggag GCTATGAAACAGACAGTGTTTTTGAATTTATACCATgccaaaagaaaataaaaccatGGGGTAGtgctatgtatttttatattgcatTATCAACTTGGTTAcctttactttttatatttattggaaatattttactgATTATACTCATGAAAAAAACTGAAAAAATTCACTGTCAGTTAACTc AAAATTTCAGACATAAAACAAACAAAGTACATCATActtttagaatattatttgtagTATCAACtgtttatttagtattactaTTACCCCTTGGTATAGTTGAAACTTTGGAACTTTATTGGGATGtcattttgattaaatttccCGGTACTGAGATGAAAAGAAAAGCGGAATATATACACTG gttaaaagaaaaaatgttattaaagtGGTGTCGCGGTTTATGCTTTCATATATATCATTGGaattttgcaattaatttctttttatattgtcTGACAGGtgaaaaatttagaaacgTAGTCATACAGACattaaaacgatataaaattgtaatcttTTCAATCTTTTCTAAACATATCAACAAATGTATATTGTGTTCAAAATATCCTACACATTTAAAACCCGCACAGTCTCCGAACGTATTACTAATAAGAGCTATCACACTTGGTGAAAACCCTACCTCTGGAAGTGTTTCTGCGCAAAATAATAGTACCACTATCGCAAACACTTAA
- the LOC139988147 gene encoding condensin complex subunit 2 isoform X2 — translation MNMNKEVQLNIHKIPSGKMTAYKSINILMDSTIHSSPSSSSPLRRKSVIPQKVNSFALSENDDEAERLAHRREITDTTSSISTNLNDRRRSLGLGFLVNMPASQMAERISQCIKLGTENKINSKNAFSLEMIDFMTYMIKKKDAKMSNLQVASTSLDVSTKIYGYRVDGVHMDILKMIGGLEKQDKDSKNQNNMEEMDCQEATENSQDKRKQEKRKKKKNKQTIFATVEALKMNVETEKPSLITMEADLQTTDMLYQVMLPNHANSKFYLHPYNDILIDTVNSKDLQHKCTGCDIPEIRDFSNMQIGAPLFYFDFLSWTIDEPNEIIPEENNGSKFQFDLDENSVHDNEHVSTGVNYFDIEMTEEENVDRCAIIPNQVENIVDFCKVLTNTVSSKVSEYSFIQKSLNIHWAGPSHWKATNFKKTLFSNNFENQLCCQAQAKKKNKEMELCYDDKTIENMNTKFLPSQLTKLHTRTVKIEWNEEILTLPPDKHYDIIQASKLYLHTTTLKNSRNTNNINVTTLSDNIENYNCINANDISSHCSNNHNEEYEQNEENDAVDNDIQYENEGIFGIQMPFTGDNLVAIPKLTNKLSIAHCVRPKKVDMRQLKYSIWKCLKDNTEKDVQETESRKTMQQDRGNKMNSSKYFSDIYKVLPDILTKTNIEALSFPISFVSLLHLANEKTLKINSSCDMTDLIIEQG, via the exons AT GAATATGAATAAAGAAGTTCAgcttaatattcataaaattccaAGCGGCAAGATGACAGCTTATAagagtataaatatattaatggaTTCTACTATACATTCCTctccatcttcttcttctccatTGCGACGGAAGTCTGTAATTCCTCAAAAAGTAAACAGTTTTGCTTTATCAGAAAATGATGATGAAGCAGAACGTTTGGCTCATCGCCGAGAAATTACTGATACTACATCATcaatttctacaaatttaaatgataGAAGACGTTCTTTGGGACTTGGTTTTCTAGTGAATATGCCAGCTTCTCAAATGGCAGAACGTATATCACAGTGTATAAAACTTGGTACagagaataaaattaactCCAAAAATGCATTTAGCTTAGAAATGATTGATTTTATGACATATATGATTAAGAAAAAAGATGCCAAAATGTCTAATTTGCAAGTAGCTAGTACATCTTTGGATGTAAGTACTAAAATCTATGGATATCGTGTTGATGGTGTACATATGGATATACTCAAAATGATTGGTGGACTGGAAAAACAAGACAAAGACAGTAAGAACCAAAATAATATGGAAGAAATGGATTGTCAAGAAGCAACAGAGAACAGTCAAGATAAACGaaagcaagaaaaaagaaagaagaaaaaaaataaacaaacaatatTTGCCACTGTAGAAGCTTTAAAAATGAATGTTGAAACTGAGAAACCTTCCTTAATAACTATGGAAGCAGATTTACAAACCACAGATATGTTGTATCAAGTGATGTTGCCAAACCATGcaaattccaaattttatcTACATCCttataatgatattttaatagataCAGTAAATAGCAAAGACTTGCAACATAAATGTACAGGGTGTGATATTCCAGAAATAAGAGATTTTTCAAACATGCAAATTGGTGCTCCTTTATTCTATTTTGATTTTCTTAGTTGGACGATAGATGAACCTAATGAGATAATTccagaagaaaataatgggagcaaatttcaatttgatcTTGATGAAAACTCAGTACATGACAATGAACATGTATCAACTGGTGtgaattattttgatattgaaatgacagaagaagaaaatgtagaTAGATGTGCTATTATACCTAATCAGGTAGAAAATATTGTGGATTTTTGTAAAGTTTTAACTAATACAGTGTCATCAAAAGTTTCAGAATATTCCTTTATTCAAAAAAGCTTAAATATACATTGGGCTGGCCCATCTCACTGGAAAGCaactaattttaaaaaaactttatttagtaataattttgaGAATCAACTATGTTGTCAAGCACaagcaaagaagaaaaataaggaaatgGAGCTGTGTTATGATGATAAAACGATTGAAAACATGAATACTAAATTTTTACCAAGTCAGTTAACTAAACTGCATACTAGAACTGTTAAAATAGAATGGAATgaagaaatattaacattacCTCCAGATAAacattatgatattatacaaGCTAGTAAATTATATCTACATACAACAACActtaaaaattcaagaaatacaaataatataaatgttactACTTTATCTGATaacatagaaaattataattgtataaatgcAAATGATATATCAAGCCATTGTTCTAACAATCACAATGAGGAATATGaacaaaatgaagaaaatgatGCAGTTGATAATGATATACAATATGAAAATGAGGGTATATTTGGAATACAAATGCCTTTTACTGGAGACAATCTAGTTGCTATACCAAAACTCACAAATAAGTTGTCTATTGCTCATTGTGTACGTCCCAAAAAAGTTGACATGAGAcagttaaaatattctatttggAAATGTTTAAAAGATAATACAGAGAAGGATGTACAAGAAACAGAGAGTAGAAAAACAATGCAACAAGATAGAGGTAACAAAATGAATAgtagtaaatattttagtgatatttataaagtatTGCCAGATATATTAACTAAAACTAATATTGAAGCTTTAAGCTTTCCAATTTCGTTTGTATCTTTATTGCATTTAGCAAATgaaaaaacgttaaaaataaattcttcatGTGACATGACAGATCTTATTATAGAGCaaggataa
- the LOC139988147 gene encoding condensin complex subunit 2 isoform X3 yields MNKEVQLNIHKIPSGKMTAYKSINILMDSTIHSSPSSSSPLRRKSVIPQKVNSFALSENDDEAERLAHRREITDTTSSISTNLNDRRRSLGLGFLVNMPASQMAERISQCIKLGTENKINSKNAFSLEMIDFMTYMIKKKDAKMSNLQVASTSLDVSTKIYGYRVDGVHMDILKMIGGLEKQDKDSKNQNNMEEMDCQEATENSQDKRKQEKRKKKKNKQTIFATVEALKMNVETEKPSLITMEADLQTTDMLYQVMLPNHANSKFYLHPYNDILIDTVNSKDLQHKCTGCDIPEIRDFSNMQIGAPLFYFDFLSWTIDEPNEIIPEENNGSKFQFDLDENSVHDNEHVSTGVNYFDIEMTEEENVDRCAIIPNQVENIVDFCKVLTNTVSSKVSEYSFIQKSLNIHWAGPSHWKATNFKKTLFSNNFENQLCCQAQAKKKNKEMELCYDDKTIENMNTKFLPSQLTKLHTRTVKIEWNEEILTLPPDKHYDIIQASKLYLHTTTLKNSRNTNNINVTTLSDNIENYNCINANDISSHCSNNHNEEYEQNEENDAVDNDIQYENEGIFGIQMPFTGDNLVAIPKLTNKLSIAHCVRPKKVDMRQLKYSIWKCLKDNTEKDVQETESRKTMQQDRGNKMNSSKYFSDIYKVLPDILTKTNIEALSFPISFVSLLHLANEKTLKINSSCDMTDLIIEQG; encoded by the coding sequence ATGAATAAAGAAGTTCAgcttaatattcataaaattccaAGCGGCAAGATGACAGCTTATAagagtataaatatattaatggaTTCTACTATACATTCCTctccatcttcttcttctccatTGCGACGGAAGTCTGTAATTCCTCAAAAAGTAAACAGTTTTGCTTTATCAGAAAATGATGATGAAGCAGAACGTTTGGCTCATCGCCGAGAAATTACTGATACTACATCATcaatttctacaaatttaaatgataGAAGACGTTCTTTGGGACTTGGTTTTCTAGTGAATATGCCAGCTTCTCAAATGGCAGAACGTATATCACAGTGTATAAAACTTGGTACagagaataaaattaactCCAAAAATGCATTTAGCTTAGAAATGATTGATTTTATGACATATATGATTAAGAAAAAAGATGCCAAAATGTCTAATTTGCAAGTAGCTAGTACATCTTTGGATGTAAGTACTAAAATCTATGGATATCGTGTTGATGGTGTACATATGGATATACTCAAAATGATTGGTGGACTGGAAAAACAAGACAAAGACAGTAAGAACCAAAATAATATGGAAGAAATGGATTGTCAAGAAGCAACAGAGAACAGTCAAGATAAACGaaagcaagaaaaaagaaagaagaaaaaaaataaacaaacaatatTTGCCACTGTAGAAGCTTTAAAAATGAATGTTGAAACTGAGAAACCTTCCTTAATAACTATGGAAGCAGATTTACAAACCACAGATATGTTGTATCAAGTGATGTTGCCAAACCATGcaaattccaaattttatcTACATCCttataatgatattttaatagataCAGTAAATAGCAAAGACTTGCAACATAAATGTACAGGGTGTGATATTCCAGAAATAAGAGATTTTTCAAACATGCAAATTGGTGCTCCTTTATTCTATTTTGATTTTCTTAGTTGGACGATAGATGAACCTAATGAGATAATTccagaagaaaataatgggagcaaatttcaatttgatcTTGATGAAAACTCAGTACATGACAATGAACATGTATCAACTGGTGtgaattattttgatattgaaatgacagaagaagaaaatgtagaTAGATGTGCTATTATACCTAATCAGGTAGAAAATATTGTGGATTTTTGTAAAGTTTTAACTAATACAGTGTCATCAAAAGTTTCAGAATATTCCTTTATTCAAAAAAGCTTAAATATACATTGGGCTGGCCCATCTCACTGGAAAGCaactaattttaaaaaaactttatttagtaataattttgaGAATCAACTATGTTGTCAAGCACaagcaaagaagaaaaataaggaaatgGAGCTGTGTTATGATGATAAAACGATTGAAAACATGAATACTAAATTTTTACCAAGTCAGTTAACTAAACTGCATACTAGAACTGTTAAAATAGAATGGAATgaagaaatattaacattacCTCCAGATAAacattatgatattatacaaGCTAGTAAATTATATCTACATACAACAACActtaaaaattcaagaaatacaaataatataaatgttactACTTTATCTGATaacatagaaaattataattgtataaatgcAAATGATATATCAAGCCATTGTTCTAACAATCACAATGAGGAATATGaacaaaatgaagaaaatgatGCAGTTGATAATGATATACAATATGAAAATGAGGGTATATTTGGAATACAAATGCCTTTTACTGGAGACAATCTAGTTGCTATACCAAAACTCACAAATAAGTTGTCTATTGCTCATTGTGTACGTCCCAAAAAAGTTGACATGAGAcagttaaaatattctatttggAAATGTTTAAAAGATAATACAGAGAAGGATGTACAAGAAACAGAGAGTAGAAAAACAATGCAACAAGATAGAGGTAACAAAATGAATAgtagtaaatattttagtgatatttataaagtatTGCCAGATATATTAACTAAAACTAATATTGAAGCTTTAAGCTTTCCAATTTCGTTTGTATCTTTATTGCATTTAGCAAATgaaaaaacgttaaaaataaattcttcatGTGACATGACAGATCTTATTATAGAGCaaggataa
- the LOC139988158 gene encoding cysteine-rich hydrophobic domain-containing protein 2 — translation MADFDAIYEEEEENEQNLEEQYVKMVPDPIVIRGAGNMTVFGLSNRFDSEFPNGLVSRIAPEEFKATIMRINSVLKKTLPVNVKWLFCGCVCCCCTLGCSLWPVICLSKRTQHSLNKLLEWENSRLYHTLGLHWRLAKQRCDTSSMMEYVLLIEFIPKIPIYKPD, via the exons ATGGCAGATTTCGATGCAATttatgaagaagaagaagaaaatgaacaaaatttgGAGGAACAATACGTGAAAATGGTGCCAGATCCTATAGTTATTCGCGGAGCTGGCAATATGACTGT aTTTGGACTTAGTAATCGTTTTGATTCAGAATTTCCAAATGGTTTGGTGTCTCGTATTGCTCCAGAAGAATTTAAAGCAACTATTATGAGAATAAACAGTGTACTGAAAAAAACATTACCGGTTAATGTTAAGTGGTTATTTTGTGGTTGCGTTTGTTGTTGTTGTACATTAGGATGTTCTCTTTGGCCTGTTATTTGTTTGAGTAAAAgg acacaacattctttaaataaattattagagTGGGAGAATAGTAGGTTATATCACACACTTGGATTACATTGGAGATTAGCAAAACAAAGATGTGACACTTCATCCATGATGGAATAT GttcttttaattgaatttattccAAAGATACCCATATATAAACCTGACTAA